One Dysosmobacter welbionis DNA segment encodes these proteins:
- a CDS encoding caudovirus prohead protease, whose translation MEKKLKYDFSGWATRNDLVCSDGRTIRRDAFAHCDGKTVPLVWNHQHDDPTNILGHALLENREDGVYAYCTFNETAAGKAAKLIVQHGDVDSLSIYANGLKQQGGNVMHGDIKELSLVVAGANPGAFIDFVDLAHGEGAEQEVIFCANEPITLAHADEGKADDSADDGKKSADGDKKDTGDGDTVEDVINSLTEKQKTVVVALLANAMAHSDSDNDDGEEKKDDGHIEHSDKSEGGDKTMKHNVFEKPEDNQATTLSHSAQTEIIASAKLKSVGTLQGAMKLYAEQHNDTLKHGIDDIEALFPEYKDLRTGAPELITRDQGWVNVVMNKVHKSPISRIRTRNMDARGDDIRAHGYQKGKKKVPSGNMKLMKRTTDPQTIYITDSMHRDDIIDITDFDVVEYQYGVMRQTLLEEVATAILIGDGRDEADEHKISEEHVRSIWNDDDLYTIHYDVDIEAARNELQGTGTASRFGENYIYAEAIITAALYSREKFKGTGTPDFFCTPHLVNVMLLARDTNGRRIYNSKADLAAALNINELHTAEQFEGLARTDKTGKKHNLLGIFVNLSDYTVGSTKGGEITRFNQFDIDFNQEKYLIETRLSGALTRLWSAIALEEPVKASSGQTEDAGHDGI comes from the coding sequence ATGGAGAAGAAACTTAAGTACGACTTCAGCGGCTGGGCGACGCGCAATGACCTTGTGTGCAGTGATGGCCGCACCATTCGCCGTGATGCGTTTGCGCATTGCGACGGAAAGACCGTCCCCCTCGTATGGAATCACCAGCATGACGACCCGACCAATATTCTGGGCCATGCGCTGCTGGAAAACCGCGAGGATGGCGTTTACGCTTACTGCACATTCAACGAAACTGCTGCCGGTAAGGCTGCTAAGCTGATCGTGCAGCATGGAGATGTGGATTCCCTGTCCATCTATGCCAACGGCCTGAAGCAGCAGGGCGGAAATGTGATGCATGGTGACATCAAGGAGCTGAGCCTTGTGGTCGCCGGCGCAAATCCCGGAGCATTCATCGACTTTGTCGATCTTGCTCATGGAGAGGGCGCTGAGCAGGAAGTTATCTTCTGTGCCAACGAACCTATCACGCTCGCCCATGCAGATGAAGGCAAAGCTGATGACTCTGCCGATGACGGCAAGAAGTCCGCCGATGGCGACAAGAAAGACACCGGAGATGGCGATACCGTTGAAGATGTTATCAACAGCCTGACCGAAAAGCAGAAGACCGTTGTGGTTGCTCTACTCGCCAATGCTATGGCCCATAGCGATTCTGACAACGATGATGGCGAAGAGAAGAAGGACGACGGCCACATCGAACATTCTGACAAATCCGAAGGAGGAGATAAGACTATGAAACACAATGTTTTCGAGAAGCCTGAGGACAATCAGGCGACCACCCTGAGCCATTCCGCTCAGACCGAGATCATCGCCAGCGCCAAGCTCAAGAGCGTAGGCACTCTTCAGGGGGCTATGAAGCTCTACGCCGAGCAGCATAACGATACTCTGAAGCACGGTATCGACGACATCGAGGCCCTGTTCCCCGAGTATAAGGATCTGCGCACCGGCGCTCCTGAGCTCATCACCCGTGACCAGGGCTGGGTCAATGTGGTCATGAACAAGGTCCACAAGAGCCCTATCAGCCGTATCCGTACCCGCAACATGGATGCCCGCGGCGATGATATCCGCGCGCATGGGTACCAGAAGGGCAAGAAGAAGGTTCCTTCCGGCAACATGAAGCTGATGAAGCGCACCACCGATCCGCAGACCATCTACATCACTGACTCCATGCACCGCGATGACATCATCGATATCACCGATTTCGATGTGGTCGAGTACCAGTACGGTGTGATGCGTCAGACTCTGCTGGAAGAGGTCGCTACTGCTATCCTGATCGGTGATGGTCGCGATGAGGCGGATGAGCACAAGATCTCTGAGGAGCATGTCCGTTCTATCTGGAATGACGACGATCTCTACACCATTCACTATGATGTGGACATCGAGGCTGCCCGCAACGAGCTTCAGGGTACCGGCACCGCTTCCCGTTTCGGCGAGAACTACATCTACGCCGAGGCGATCATCACGGCTGCCCTTTACTCCCGCGAGAAGTTCAAGGGCACCGGCACTCCCGACTTCTTCTGCACGCCGCATCTGGTGAATGTGATGCTGCTGGCCCGCGACACCAACGGTCGCCGCATCTACAACTCCAAGGCTGATCTGGCTGCCGCGCTGAACATCAATGAGCTGCACACTGCTGAGCAGTTCGAGGGTCTGGCCCGCACCGACAAGACCGGCAAGAAGCATAACCTGCTGGGTATCTTCGTCAACCTGAGCGACTATACCGTCGGCTCTACCAAGGGCGGCGAGATCACCCGCTTCAACCAGTTCGACATCGACTTCAACCAGGAGAAGTACCTGATCGAGACTCGTCTGTCCGGCGCGCTGACCAGACTGTGGTCTGCTATCGCACTGGAAGAGCCCGTGAAGGCCTCTTCCGGCCAGACCGAGGATGCCGGTCACGACGGCATCTAA
- a CDS encoding DUF7211 domain-containing protein: protein MDFYNKPSPALFLMHYGVKGMKWGVRRTPEELGHKPKQMVEKTTEPGIIKTTVYGHSATPKQAAPNSIADHVRDDGKVDVRSFYDEDGWKAKDIHLSNHGNPKHHSFGEHGEHIDLYEWNEDGSVKRIERRELTDDERKENEDIL, encoded by the coding sequence ATGGATTTTTACAACAAGCCATCTCCGGCCTTGTTTCTGATGCATTACGGTGTAAAAGGAATGAAGTGGGGTGTCAGGCGCACACCAGAAGAGTTGGGTCATAAGCCGAAGCAAATGGTTGAAAAAACCACAGAACCCGGTATAATAAAGACAACTGTTTATGGGCATAGCGCCACCCCAAAGCAAGCTGCCCCGAATTCTATCGCAGATCATGTTCGAGATGACGGAAAGGTCGATGTACGCAGTTTTTACGATGAAGATGGTTGGAAAGCAAAAGACATTCATTTGAGCAACCACGGAAATCCGAAGCATCATTCTTTTGGCGAACATGGGGAGCACATTGATCTCTATGAGTGGAATGAGGATGGCAGTGTGAAACGCATTGAACGGCGTGAACTAACAGATGATGAGAGAAAGGAGAATGAAGACATTCTATGA
- a CDS encoding SH3 domain-containing protein: MQNNPRKQDIIQELRGKRQDVTELCTEAEAVDEPHTGSGIVTDCLYLNVRKLPDINADVAVVIDVLAQVCVDLDASTEDFYKVRTSDGVEGFCMRKYIALSK, from the coding sequence ATGCAGAATAATCCTCGTAAGCAGGACATCATTCAGGAGCTTCGCGGTAAGCGTCAGGATGTGACGGAACTCTGCACTGAGGCAGAAGCGGTCGATGAGCCGCACACTGGCTCCGGTATTGTTACGGATTGTCTCTATCTGAATGTACGTAAGCTGCCCGACATCAACGCAGATGTTGCGGTCGTCATTGACGTGCTGGCACAGGTCTGCGTTGACTTGGATGCGTCCACGGAAGACTTTTACAAAGTTCGCACTTCTGATGGGGTCGAGGGCTTTTGTATGAGAAAGTACATTGCCCTTTCCAAGTAA
- a CDS encoding phage head-tail connector protein, with protein MDTTESILTSVKKLLGIDESYTHFDADLIMHINSVFSILGQMGVGPKKGFAISGADEKWSDFLEDDPGRLALVKSYMHLKVRLLFDLPTASSAVDAMNRQISEFEWRLFVAADNAAREGESQNG; from the coding sequence ATGGATACGACTGAAAGCATCCTGACATCAGTGAAGAAGCTTCTCGGAATTGACGAGAGTTACACTCACTTTGACGCCGACCTCATCATGCACATCAACTCCGTCTTTTCCATTCTTGGGCAGATGGGAGTTGGCCCAAAGAAAGGTTTTGCCATTTCAGGGGCTGATGAAAAGTGGTCTGACTTTCTGGAGGATGACCCCGGTCGGCTTGCCCTTGTAAAATCTTATATGCACCTTAAAGTTCGGCTGCTTTTCGACCTGCCTACCGCTTCCTCTGCTGTTGACGCGATGAACCGTCAGATCAGCGAGTTTGAGTGGCGGCTTTTCGTGGCGGCCGATAATGCTGCAAGAGAGGGGGAAAGTCAAAATGGATGA
- a CDS encoding DUF7211 domain-containing protein, with the protein MDELCHYGIKGQKWGVRRFQNSDGSYTSEGKRRAQQEKKDPVKEMKDEDLRKAINRLSLENKYKDLTKKPTPPSKLESTKKAVDATSELVNRAKKMDQDSRKATKKERMDLSKKTDKELRDQINRELLERQYNDLFAKESVSKGRRYLSDVLDNAGTVLAVGSSALSIALAIQQLQKKAG; encoded by the coding sequence ATGGATGAACTTTGCCACTATGGCATCAAAGGCCAGAAATGGGGTGTTCGCCGTTTTCAGAATTCGGACGGCAGTTACACCTCTGAGGGAAAACGCCGCGCTCAGCAGGAGAAGAAAGATCCTGTGAAAGAGATGAAAGATGAAGACCTTAGAAAGGCAATCAATCGGTTATCTCTGGAAAACAAATATAAGGATCTGACTAAAAAGCCGACCCCGCCCTCCAAGCTTGAGTCGACCAAGAAAGCTGTGGATGCCACTTCTGAACTTGTCAATCGGGCGAAGAAGATGGATCAGGACAGCCGCAAGGCTACGAAGAAAGAGCGGATGGACCTGAGCAAGAAGACAGACAAGGAGCTTCGCGACCAGATCAACCGCGAGCTTTTGGAACGGCAGTACAACGATCTGTTTGCCAAGGAGTCGGTGTCCAAAGGCCGCCGCTATCTTTCCGATGTGCTTGACAACGCCGGAACGGTTTTGGCTGTCGGCAGCTCGGCTCTGAGCATTGCTCTCGCAATTCAGCAGTTGCAGAAGAAGGCGGGGTAA
- a CDS encoding terminase TerL endonuclease subunit — MKANPNIGKTVSYETYQLDVERAEKAPAARNDILAKRFGLPMEGYTYYFTYEETLPHRKRDYWQMACALGGDLSQGDDFCSFTFLFPLRNGSFGVKTRNYITSRTLNKLPAAMRNKYEQFMDEGSLVVLDGTVLDPMQVYEDLDEYIVACGYDVRCFGYDPYNAKEFVERWAAENGPFGIEKVIQGAKTESVPLGELKKLAEDRMLLFDEELMTYAMGNCIAMEDTNGNRKLMKKRYEQKIDAVSAMMDAYIAYKRNPEAFE, encoded by the coding sequence ATGAAGGCAAACCCGAACATCGGAAAGACGGTAAGTTACGAGACTTATCAGCTTGATGTGGAACGCGCCGAGAAAGCGCCTGCCGCAAGGAATGATATTCTTGCCAAGCGTTTCGGATTGCCGATGGAGGGTTATACCTATTACTTCACCTACGAAGAGACACTGCCGCATCGCAAACGCGATTACTGGCAGATGGCTTGCGCGCTTGGCGGAGACCTTTCTCAGGGTGACGACTTCTGTTCGTTCACCTTTTTGTTCCCGCTACGTAACGGTTCCTTTGGTGTGAAGACCAGAAACTACATTACTTCCAGAACACTTAATAAGCTGCCCGCTGCTATGCGTAATAAGTATGAGCAGTTTATGGATGAGGGCAGTCTTGTCGTTTTGGATGGAACGGTTCTGGACCCTATGCAGGTCTATGAGGACTTGGACGAGTACATCGTTGCGTGTGGGTATGATGTCCGCTGCTTTGGCTATGACCCATACAACGCCAAGGAATTTGTGGAACGCTGGGCGGCTGAGAACGGCCCGTTCGGAATTGAGAAAGTCATTCAGGGCGCAAAGACGGAGTCCGTTCCATTGGGTGAGCTGAAGAAGCTGGCCGAAGACCGGATGCTCCTCTTTGACGAAGAGCTGATGACCTATGCCATGGGTAACTGCATCGCCATGGAAGATACCAACGGAAACCGGAAGCTGATGAAGAAGCGGTACGAGCAGAAAATCGACGCTGTGTCGGCTATGATGGATGCCTATATCGCTTACAAGCGGAATCCGGAAGCATTTGAATAA
- a CDS encoding phage portal protein, protein MEMTVATRLKHAWNTFMNRDSYVSRMSIGPSYGYRPDRPLFSRGNERSIITSVYNRIALDVSSMTVQHVRLDGSDRFKEVIESGLNNCLTVEANVDQTGRAFMQDIVMSMLDEGCVAIIPVDTNFDPEKTGGIDIETMRTGKILEWFPQHVKVRVYNDQRGEKEDILVPKSTVGIVENPFYAVMNEPNSTMQRLIRKLNLLDAIDEQNSSGKLNLIIQLPYVIKTEARRQQAELRRQDIENQLASSKYGVAYTDGTEHVVQLNRPVENNLMSQIEYLTSMLYSQLGLTQGILDGSADDKTMQNYLTRIVEPILSAIVDEIKRKFLTKTARSQKQSILFFRDPFKLVPVDKIAEMTDKFTRNEVMTSNEIRQKIGMKPSSDPKADELRNSNLSAPAESTPASTPKEDNNQNGEET, encoded by the coding sequence ATGGAAATGACAGTTGCCACGCGGCTAAAGCACGCATGGAATACATTCATGAACCGAGATTCTTATGTTTCTCGGATGTCGATTGGGCCGAGTTACGGTTATCGCCCCGACCGTCCACTCTTCAGCCGTGGAAATGAGCGTTCGATCATTACCTCGGTCTATAACCGTATTGCGCTGGATGTCTCATCTATGACCGTTCAGCATGTGCGACTGGATGGCAGCGACCGATTCAAGGAGGTCATCGAGAGTGGGCTTAATAACTGTTTAACGGTAGAAGCCAATGTTGACCAGACCGGAAGGGCTTTTATGCAGGACATTGTTATGTCGATGCTGGACGAGGGCTGCGTTGCTATCATCCCTGTCGATACAAACTTTGATCCTGAGAAAACCGGCGGCATTGACATCGAGACGATGCGGACCGGCAAGATTCTTGAATGGTTCCCGCAGCATGTAAAGGTTCGCGTCTACAATGACCAGCGCGGTGAGAAAGAGGATATTCTTGTCCCCAAGAGTACCGTCGGCATTGTGGAGAATCCTTTCTATGCTGTCATGAATGAACCGAACTCTACGATGCAGCGGCTTATCCGAAAGCTGAACCTGCTGGACGCCATTGACGAGCAGAACAGTTCCGGAAAGCTGAACCTCATCATTCAGTTGCCGTATGTCATCAAGACAGAAGCACGTCGTCAACAGGCGGAATTGCGCCGACAAGATATCGAGAACCAGTTAGCCAGCTCCAAATACGGTGTTGCATACACTGACGGAACTGAGCATGTGGTCCAACTGAATCGCCCCGTCGAGAACAACCTGATGTCCCAGATCGAATACCTAACGAGTATGCTTTACAGCCAGTTAGGTTTGACCCAGGGCATTCTGGATGGCTCTGCCGACGATAAGACGATGCAGAACTACCTGACTCGAATCGTTGAGCCAATCCTCTCTGCCATTGTTGATGAGATCAAGAGGAAATTCCTCACAAAAACTGCTCGGTCGCAAAAGCAGTCCATCCTGTTCTTCCGAGATCCCTTCAAGCTGGTGCCTGTCGATAAGATCGCTGAGATGACTGACAAGTTCACCCGCAATGAGGTTATGACCTCGAATGAGATCCGGCAGAAGATCGGCATGAAGCCTTCTTCCGACCCAAAGGCGGACGAGCTGCGCAACAGCAATCTGAGCGCACCGGCGGAAAGCACGCCGGCATCAACACCGAAGGAGGACAACAATCAAAATGGAGAAGAAACTTAA